A portion of the Pseudopipra pipra isolate bDixPip1 chromosome 1, bDixPip1.hap1, whole genome shotgun sequence genome contains these proteins:
- the LOC135411774 gene encoding carbonic anhydrase 13-like isoform X2, producing MNYFFTLVSIETGLSVLTGGPLSGTYRLRQIHFHWGSNDEAGSEHAVDGMKYAAELHVVHWNAEKYSSFVEAARQSDGLAVMAVFLKIGECNPQLKKITDRLDTIRIKGKKALFTNFDPSCLLPKSLDYWTYFGSLTVPPLLESVIWIVLREPISVCSEQLAKFRSLLSTAEDEVACCLLRNYRPPQPLRGREVRRN from the exons TGCTGACTGGGGGGCCGCTCAGCGGGACCTACAGGCTGCGCCAGATTCACTTCCATTGGGGGTCCAATGATGAAGCCGGCTCTGAGCACGCGGTGGATGGGATGAAGTATGCGGCAGAG CTTCATGTGGTCCATTGGAATGCAGAGAAGTATTCCAGCTTTGTTGAGGCAGCTCGTCAGTCAGATGGATTAGCAGTCATGGCTGTATTTCTGAAG ATTGGTGAATGCAACCCTCAGCTGAAGAAGATTACTGACCGCTTGGACACCATCAGAATCAAG ggTAAAAAAGCACTATTCACAAACTTTGATCCTAGCTGTCTGCTTCCCAAATCCCTGGACTACTGGACTTACTTTGGCTCTCTTACCGTTCCACCTCTTCTTGAGAGTGTCATCTGGATTGTTCTGAGAGAACCCATAAGTGTTTGTTCTGAACAG CTGGCCAAATTCCGCAGCCTCCTGAGCACTGCTGAGGACGAGGTCGCCTGCTGCTTGCTGAGAAACTACCGGCCTCCCCAGCCTCTAAGAGGACGAGAAGTCAGAAGGAATTAA
- the LOC135411774 gene encoding carbonic anhydrase 13-like isoform X3 has product MLTGGPLSGTYRLRQIHFHWGSNDEAGSEHAVDGMKYAAELHVVHWNAEKYSSFVEAARQSDGLAVMAVFLKIGECNPQLKKITDRLDTIRIKGKKALFTNFDPSCLLPKSLDYWTYFGSLTVPPLLESVIWIVLREPISVCSEQLAKFRSLLSTAEDEVACCLLRNYRPPQPLRGREVRRN; this is encoded by the exons TGCTGACTGGGGGGCCGCTCAGCGGGACCTACAGGCTGCGCCAGATTCACTTCCATTGGGGGTCCAATGATGAAGCCGGCTCTGAGCACGCGGTGGATGGGATGAAGTATGCGGCAGAG CTTCATGTGGTCCATTGGAATGCAGAGAAGTATTCCAGCTTTGTTGAGGCAGCTCGTCAGTCAGATGGATTAGCAGTCATGGCTGTATTTCTGAAG ATTGGTGAATGCAACCCTCAGCTGAAGAAGATTACTGACCGCTTGGACACCATCAGAATCAAG ggTAAAAAAGCACTATTCACAAACTTTGATCCTAGCTGTCTGCTTCCCAAATCCCTGGACTACTGGACTTACTTTGGCTCTCTTACCGTTCCACCTCTTCTTGAGAGTGTCATCTGGATTGTTCTGAGAGAACCCATAAGTGTTTGTTCTGAACAG CTGGCCAAATTCCGCAGCCTCCTGAGCACTGCTGAGGACGAGGTCGCCTGCTGCTTGCTGAGAAACTACCGGCCTCCCCAGCCTCTAAGAGGACGAGAAGTCAGAAGGAATTAA